The following coding sequences are from one Vicugna pacos chromosome 11, VicPac4, whole genome shotgun sequence window:
- the LRRC27 gene encoding leucine-rich repeat-containing protein 27 isoform X6 has protein sequence MEGGSPCEPPCWAADPESGVGHTRREPTSPARDGHSRVQGVIFSSSPILDLSQRGLHHLGEIFNVPSLKQLHLQGNALSTIPRDFFQLLPNLTWLDLRHNRVTALPPGIGRHRHLKTLLLERNPIKMLPVELGSVATLRALNLRHCPLEFPPPLIVQKGLGAILTFLRICAAEHASPQGSAPRVTETTRGEPSPPLAAVSQERVPNRGPAASQAPVGSGRPAEADLLPSVEKLGLSELGRSADSLEDWPSEEEIQRFWKLRQEIVENEQAGVRENQLLPVELPPNLKAALSAKEKPRPDPRPAFRGKRPSFKSVLPDLAASRQALVHVCRLEQSRDAALRELREKQVQTEQRRRDRRALQEWREQTRVMKSRRRELSRFPPLQRNLVTSKIPFATDLMENEKTREFTWKNETKQREITARKSRNAKAAG, from the exons ATGGAAGGAGGCAGCCCCTGCGAGCCTCCCTGTTGGGCTGCTGACCCAGAGAGCGGTGTTGGTCACACCAGGCGTGAGCCCACGTCCCCTGCCAGAGACGGTCACAGCCGCGTCCAGGGGGTCATCTTTTCTTCCTCACCGATTTTAGACTTGAGTCAAAGAGGTCTTCACCACTTAGGAGAGATCTTTAACGTCCCCAGCCTCAAA CAATTGCATCTTCAAGGAAATGCCCTCAGCACGATTCCTAGAGACTTCTTCCAGCTGCTGCCAAACCTCACTTGGCTAGACCTCCGCCACAATCGAGTCACAGCGCTTCCGCCCGGGATTGGCCGTCACCG gcaTCTGAAAACTTTGCTTTTAGAAAGAAATCCTATCAAAATGTTACCTGTGGAGCTGG GAAGCGTGGCCACCCTGAGAGCACTGAACCTGAGACACTGCCCTCTGGAGTTCCCCCCGCCCCTGATTGTGCAGAAGGGGCTGGGGGCCATCCTGACCTTCCTGCGGATCTGCGCGGCCGAGCACGCGTCCCCTCAGGGTTCGGCTCCTCGAG TGACAGAGACGACCAGAGGTGAACCGTCGCCTCCCCTGGCGGCTGTGTCCCAAGAGCGTGTGCCTAACAGAGGACCCGCCGCTTCCCAGGCGCCGGTGGGAAGCGGGCGCCCAGCAGAGGCAGACTTGCTCCCCTCTGTTGAAAAGCTGGGCCTGAGTGAGCTGGGACGGTCCGCCGACTCGTTGGAAGACTGGCCGAGCGAGGAGGAAATCCAGCGTTTCTGGAAGCTGCGGCAGGAGATCGTGGAGAACGAGCAGGCGGGGGTTCGGGAGAACCAGCTGCTGCCCGTGGAGCTGCCCCCAAACCTCAAGGCCGCGCTGAGCGCCAAGGAGAAGCCACGCCCTGACCCGAGACCCGCGTTCAG GGGGAAGAGGCCCTCCTTCAAGAGCGTCCTGCCCGACCTCGCCGCCTCGCGCCAGGCCCTGGTGCACGTCTGCCGGCTGGAGCAGAGCCGGGACGCGGCCCTCCGGGAGCTGCGGGAGAAGCAGGTGCAGACGGAGCAGCGCAGGAG GGACCGGAGAGCGCTGCAGGAGTGGAGGGAGCAGACCCGGGTGATGAAGAGTAGGAGGAGGGAGCTCAGCAGGTTCCCGCCCCTGCAGAGGAACCTG GTGACATCAAAAATTCCCTTTGCCACGGATCTGATGGAGAATGAGAAAACCCGTGAATTCACCTGGAAAAATGAGACAAAGCAGAGAGAGATCACTGCACGCAAATCAAGGAATGCG AAAGCTGCAGGATGA
- the LRRC27 gene encoding leucine-rich repeat-containing protein 27 isoform X3 codes for MEGGSPCEPPCWAADPESGVGHTRREPTSPARDGHSRVQGVIFSSSPILDLSQRGLHHLGEIFNVPSLKQLHLQGNALSTIPRDFFQLLPNLTWLDLRHNRVTALPPGIGRHRHLKTLLLERNPIKMLPVELGSVATLRALNLRHCPLEFPPPLIVQKGLGAILTFLRICAAEHASPQGSAPRVTETTRGEPSPPLAAVSQERVPNRGPAASQAPVGSGRPAEADLLPSVEKLGLSELGRSADSLEDWPSEEEIQRFWKLRQEIVENEQAGVRENQLLPVELPPNLKAALSAKEKPRPDPRPAFRGKRPSFKSVLPDLAASRQALVHVCRLEQSRDAALRELREKQVQTEQRRRDRRALQEWREQTRVMKSRRRELSRFPPLQRNLVTSKIPFATDLMENEKTREFTWKNETKQREITARKSRNAARKLQDEVMKLKLRSTLNRSHQCPSLWGRLSLGPAAYQPQNIFFNTKY; via the exons ATGGAAGGAGGCAGCCCCTGCGAGCCTCCCTGTTGGGCTGCTGACCCAGAGAGCGGTGTTGGTCACACCAGGCGTGAGCCCACGTCCCCTGCCAGAGACGGTCACAGCCGCGTCCAGGGGGTCATCTTTTCTTCCTCACCGATTTTAGACTTGAGTCAAAGAGGTCTTCACCACTTAGGAGAGATCTTTAACGTCCCCAGCCTCAAA CAATTGCATCTTCAAGGAAATGCCCTCAGCACGATTCCTAGAGACTTCTTCCAGCTGCTGCCAAACCTCACTTGGCTAGACCTCCGCCACAATCGAGTCACAGCGCTTCCGCCCGGGATTGGCCGTCACCG gcaTCTGAAAACTTTGCTTTTAGAAAGAAATCCTATCAAAATGTTACCTGTGGAGCTGG GAAGCGTGGCCACCCTGAGAGCACTGAACCTGAGACACTGCCCTCTGGAGTTCCCCCCGCCCCTGATTGTGCAGAAGGGGCTGGGGGCCATCCTGACCTTCCTGCGGATCTGCGCGGCCGAGCACGCGTCCCCTCAGGGTTCGGCTCCTCGAG TGACAGAGACGACCAGAGGTGAACCGTCGCCTCCCCTGGCGGCTGTGTCCCAAGAGCGTGTGCCTAACAGAGGACCCGCCGCTTCCCAGGCGCCGGTGGGAAGCGGGCGCCCAGCAGAGGCAGACTTGCTCCCCTCTGTTGAAAAGCTGGGCCTGAGTGAGCTGGGACGGTCCGCCGACTCGTTGGAAGACTGGCCGAGCGAGGAGGAAATCCAGCGTTTCTGGAAGCTGCGGCAGGAGATCGTGGAGAACGAGCAGGCGGGGGTTCGGGAGAACCAGCTGCTGCCCGTGGAGCTGCCCCCAAACCTCAAGGCCGCGCTGAGCGCCAAGGAGAAGCCACGCCCTGACCCGAGACCCGCGTTCAG GGGGAAGAGGCCCTCCTTCAAGAGCGTCCTGCCCGACCTCGCCGCCTCGCGCCAGGCCCTGGTGCACGTCTGCCGGCTGGAGCAGAGCCGGGACGCGGCCCTCCGGGAGCTGCGGGAGAAGCAGGTGCAGACGGAGCAGCGCAGGAG GGACCGGAGAGCGCTGCAGGAGTGGAGGGAGCAGACCCGGGTGATGAAGAGTAGGAGGAGGGAGCTCAGCAGGTTCCCGCCCCTGCAGAGGAACCTG GTGACATCAAAAATTCCCTTTGCCACGGATCTGATGGAGAATGAGAAAACCCGTGAATTCACCTGGAAAAATGAGACAAAGCAGAGAGAGATCACTGCACGCAAATCAAGGAATGCG GCCAGAAAGCTGCAGGATGAAGTAATGAAACTAAAGTTGAGGTCGACCTTGAACAGAAGCCATCAGTGCCCGTCTCTCTGGGGAAGACTTTCACTCGGCCCGGCTGCATACCAGcctcagaatatattttttaacacgAAATATTAA
- the LRRC27 gene encoding leucine-rich repeat-containing protein 27 isoform X4 has product MEGGSPCEPPCWAADPESGVGHTRREPTSPARDGHSRVQGVIFSSSPILDLSQRGLHHLGEIFNVPSLKQLHLQGNALSTIPRDFFQLLPNLTWLDLRHNRVTALPPGIGRHRHLKTLLLERNPIKMLPVELGSVATLRALNLRHCPLEFPPPLIVQKGLGAILTFLRICAAEHASPQGSAPRVTETTRGEPSPPLAAVSQERVPNRGPAASQAPVGSGRPAEADLLPSVEKLGLSELGRSADSLEDWPSEEEIQRFWKLRQEIVENEQAGVRENQLLPVELPPNLKAALSAKEKPRPDPRPAFRGKRPSFKSVLPDLAASRQALVHVCRLEQSRDAALRELREKQVQTEQRRRDRRALQEWREQTRVMKSRRRELSRFPPLQRNLVTSKIPFATDLMENEKTREFTWKNETKQREITARKSRNAICSWE; this is encoded by the exons ATGGAAGGAGGCAGCCCCTGCGAGCCTCCCTGTTGGGCTGCTGACCCAGAGAGCGGTGTTGGTCACACCAGGCGTGAGCCCACGTCCCCTGCCAGAGACGGTCACAGCCGCGTCCAGGGGGTCATCTTTTCTTCCTCACCGATTTTAGACTTGAGTCAAAGAGGTCTTCACCACTTAGGAGAGATCTTTAACGTCCCCAGCCTCAAA CAATTGCATCTTCAAGGAAATGCCCTCAGCACGATTCCTAGAGACTTCTTCCAGCTGCTGCCAAACCTCACTTGGCTAGACCTCCGCCACAATCGAGTCACAGCGCTTCCGCCCGGGATTGGCCGTCACCG gcaTCTGAAAACTTTGCTTTTAGAAAGAAATCCTATCAAAATGTTACCTGTGGAGCTGG GAAGCGTGGCCACCCTGAGAGCACTGAACCTGAGACACTGCCCTCTGGAGTTCCCCCCGCCCCTGATTGTGCAGAAGGGGCTGGGGGCCATCCTGACCTTCCTGCGGATCTGCGCGGCCGAGCACGCGTCCCCTCAGGGTTCGGCTCCTCGAG TGACAGAGACGACCAGAGGTGAACCGTCGCCTCCCCTGGCGGCTGTGTCCCAAGAGCGTGTGCCTAACAGAGGACCCGCCGCTTCCCAGGCGCCGGTGGGAAGCGGGCGCCCAGCAGAGGCAGACTTGCTCCCCTCTGTTGAAAAGCTGGGCCTGAGTGAGCTGGGACGGTCCGCCGACTCGTTGGAAGACTGGCCGAGCGAGGAGGAAATCCAGCGTTTCTGGAAGCTGCGGCAGGAGATCGTGGAGAACGAGCAGGCGGGGGTTCGGGAGAACCAGCTGCTGCCCGTGGAGCTGCCCCCAAACCTCAAGGCCGCGCTGAGCGCCAAGGAGAAGCCACGCCCTGACCCGAGACCCGCGTTCAG GGGGAAGAGGCCCTCCTTCAAGAGCGTCCTGCCCGACCTCGCCGCCTCGCGCCAGGCCCTGGTGCACGTCTGCCGGCTGGAGCAGAGCCGGGACGCGGCCCTCCGGGAGCTGCGGGAGAAGCAGGTGCAGACGGAGCAGCGCAGGAG GGACCGGAGAGCGCTGCAGGAGTGGAGGGAGCAGACCCGGGTGATGAAGAGTAGGAGGAGGGAGCTCAGCAGGTTCCCGCCCCTGCAGAGGAACCTG GTGACATCAAAAATTCCCTTTGCCACGGATCTGATGGAGAATGAGAAAACCCGTGAATTCACCTGGAAAAATGAGACAAAGCAGAGAGAGATCACTGCACGCAAATCAAGGAATGCG ATCTGTTCATGGGAGTGA
- the LRRC27 gene encoding leucine-rich repeat-containing protein 27 isoform X1: MEGGSPCEPPCWAADPESGVGHTRREPTSPARDGHSRVQGVIFSSSPILDLSQRGLHHLGEIFNVPSLKQLHLQGNALSTIPRDFFQLLPNLTWLDLRHNRVTALPPGIGRHRHLKTLLLERNPIKMLPVELGSVATLRALNLRHCPLEFPPPLIVQKGLGAILTFLRICAAEHASPQGSAPRVTETTRGEPSPPLAAVSQERVPNRGPAASQAPVGSGRPAEADLLPSVEKLGLSELGRSADSLEDWPSEEEIQRFWKLRQEIVENEQAGVRENQLLPVELPPNLKAALSAKEKPRPDPRPAFRGKRPSFKSVLPDLAASRQALVHVCRLEQSRDAALRELREKQVQTEQRRRDRRALQEWREQTRVMKSRRRELSRFPPLQRNLVTSKIPFATDLMENEKTREFTWKNETKQREITARKSRNAPLFSEQKPRQMCSCWSCGQEPSQRTHQAPRVPDTGGPAALPATLPALSEGFQGHSELLFKTKE, from the exons ATGGAAGGAGGCAGCCCCTGCGAGCCTCCCTGTTGGGCTGCTGACCCAGAGAGCGGTGTTGGTCACACCAGGCGTGAGCCCACGTCCCCTGCCAGAGACGGTCACAGCCGCGTCCAGGGGGTCATCTTTTCTTCCTCACCGATTTTAGACTTGAGTCAAAGAGGTCTTCACCACTTAGGAGAGATCTTTAACGTCCCCAGCCTCAAA CAATTGCATCTTCAAGGAAATGCCCTCAGCACGATTCCTAGAGACTTCTTCCAGCTGCTGCCAAACCTCACTTGGCTAGACCTCCGCCACAATCGAGTCACAGCGCTTCCGCCCGGGATTGGCCGTCACCG gcaTCTGAAAACTTTGCTTTTAGAAAGAAATCCTATCAAAATGTTACCTGTGGAGCTGG GAAGCGTGGCCACCCTGAGAGCACTGAACCTGAGACACTGCCCTCTGGAGTTCCCCCCGCCCCTGATTGTGCAGAAGGGGCTGGGGGCCATCCTGACCTTCCTGCGGATCTGCGCGGCCGAGCACGCGTCCCCTCAGGGTTCGGCTCCTCGAG TGACAGAGACGACCAGAGGTGAACCGTCGCCTCCCCTGGCGGCTGTGTCCCAAGAGCGTGTGCCTAACAGAGGACCCGCCGCTTCCCAGGCGCCGGTGGGAAGCGGGCGCCCAGCAGAGGCAGACTTGCTCCCCTCTGTTGAAAAGCTGGGCCTGAGTGAGCTGGGACGGTCCGCCGACTCGTTGGAAGACTGGCCGAGCGAGGAGGAAATCCAGCGTTTCTGGAAGCTGCGGCAGGAGATCGTGGAGAACGAGCAGGCGGGGGTTCGGGAGAACCAGCTGCTGCCCGTGGAGCTGCCCCCAAACCTCAAGGCCGCGCTGAGCGCCAAGGAGAAGCCACGCCCTGACCCGAGACCCGCGTTCAG GGGGAAGAGGCCCTCCTTCAAGAGCGTCCTGCCCGACCTCGCCGCCTCGCGCCAGGCCCTGGTGCACGTCTGCCGGCTGGAGCAGAGCCGGGACGCGGCCCTCCGGGAGCTGCGGGAGAAGCAGGTGCAGACGGAGCAGCGCAGGAG GGACCGGAGAGCGCTGCAGGAGTGGAGGGAGCAGACCCGGGTGATGAAGAGTAGGAGGAGGGAGCTCAGCAGGTTCCCGCCCCTGCAGAGGAACCTG GTGACATCAAAAATTCCCTTTGCCACGGATCTGATGGAGAATGAGAAAACCCGTGAATTCACCTGGAAAAATGAGACAAAGCAGAGAGAGATCACTGCACGCAAATCAAGGAATGCG CCTTTATTCTCAGAGCAGAAACCCAGACAGATGTGCAGCTGTTGGAGCTGCGGTCAGGAGCCCAGTCAGAGGACACACCAGGCTCCACGTGTCCCTGACACTGGAGGCCCGGCCGCCCTTCCTGCCACACTCCCGGCTCTGAGCGAGGGCTTCCAGGGCCACTCGGAGCTCCTATTTAAAACCAAAGAATAG
- the LRRC27 gene encoding leucine-rich repeat-containing protein 27 isoform X7 — MEGGSPCEPPCWAADPESGVGHTRREPTSPARDGHSRVQGVIFSSSPILDLSQRGLHHLGEIFNVPSLKQLHLQGNALSTIPRDFFQLLPNLTWLDLRHNRVTALPPGIGRHRHLKTLLLERNPIKMLPVELGSVATLRALNLRHCPLEFPPPLIVQKGLGAILTFLRICAAEHASPQGSAPRVTETTRGEPSPPLAAVSQERVPNRGPAASQAPVGSGRPAEADLLPSVEKLGLSELGRSADSLEDWPSEEEIQRFWKLRQEIVENEQAGVRENQLLPVELPPNLKAALSAKEKPRPDPRPAFRGKRPSFKSVLPDLAASRQALVHVCRLEQSRDAALRELREKQVQTEQRRRDRRALQEWREQTRVMKSRRRELSRFPPLQRNLVLALTCWHDLVRR; from the exons ATGGAAGGAGGCAGCCCCTGCGAGCCTCCCTGTTGGGCTGCTGACCCAGAGAGCGGTGTTGGTCACACCAGGCGTGAGCCCACGTCCCCTGCCAGAGACGGTCACAGCCGCGTCCAGGGGGTCATCTTTTCTTCCTCACCGATTTTAGACTTGAGTCAAAGAGGTCTTCACCACTTAGGAGAGATCTTTAACGTCCCCAGCCTCAAA CAATTGCATCTTCAAGGAAATGCCCTCAGCACGATTCCTAGAGACTTCTTCCAGCTGCTGCCAAACCTCACTTGGCTAGACCTCCGCCACAATCGAGTCACAGCGCTTCCGCCCGGGATTGGCCGTCACCG gcaTCTGAAAACTTTGCTTTTAGAAAGAAATCCTATCAAAATGTTACCTGTGGAGCTGG GAAGCGTGGCCACCCTGAGAGCACTGAACCTGAGACACTGCCCTCTGGAGTTCCCCCCGCCCCTGATTGTGCAGAAGGGGCTGGGGGCCATCCTGACCTTCCTGCGGATCTGCGCGGCCGAGCACGCGTCCCCTCAGGGTTCGGCTCCTCGAG TGACAGAGACGACCAGAGGTGAACCGTCGCCTCCCCTGGCGGCTGTGTCCCAAGAGCGTGTGCCTAACAGAGGACCCGCCGCTTCCCAGGCGCCGGTGGGAAGCGGGCGCCCAGCAGAGGCAGACTTGCTCCCCTCTGTTGAAAAGCTGGGCCTGAGTGAGCTGGGACGGTCCGCCGACTCGTTGGAAGACTGGCCGAGCGAGGAGGAAATCCAGCGTTTCTGGAAGCTGCGGCAGGAGATCGTGGAGAACGAGCAGGCGGGGGTTCGGGAGAACCAGCTGCTGCCCGTGGAGCTGCCCCCAAACCTCAAGGCCGCGCTGAGCGCCAAGGAGAAGCCACGCCCTGACCCGAGACCCGCGTTCAG GGGGAAGAGGCCCTCCTTCAAGAGCGTCCTGCCCGACCTCGCCGCCTCGCGCCAGGCCCTGGTGCACGTCTGCCGGCTGGAGCAGAGCCGGGACGCGGCCCTCCGGGAGCTGCGGGAGAAGCAGGTGCAGACGGAGCAGCGCAGGAG GGACCGGAGAGCGCTGCAGGAGTGGAGGGAGCAGACCCGGGTGATGAAGAGTAGGAGGAGGGAGCTCAGCAGGTTCCCGCCCCTGCAGAGGAACCTG GTGTTAGCGCTGACGTGTTGGCATGACTTAGTGAGGAG GTGA
- the LRRC27 gene encoding leucine-rich repeat-containing protein 27 isoform X8, translating to MEGGSPCEPPCWAADPESGVGHTRREPTSPARDGHSRVQGVIFSSSPILDLSQRGLHHLGEIFNVPSLKQLHLQGNALSTIPRDFFQLLPNLTWLDLRHNRVTALPPGIGRHRHLKTLLLERNPIKMLPVELGSVATLRALNLRHCPLEFPPPLIVQKGLGAILTFLRICAAEHASPQGSAPRVTETTRGEPSPPLAAVSQERVPNRGPAASQAPVGSGRPAEADLLPSVEKLGLSELGRSADSLEDWPSEEEIQRFWKLRQEIVENEQAGVRENQLLPVELPPNLKAALSAKEKPRPDPRPAFRGKRPSFKSVLPDLAASRQALVHVCRLEQSRDAALRELREKQVQTEQRRRDRRALQEWREQTRVMKSRRRELSRFPPLQRNLVF from the exons ATGGAAGGAGGCAGCCCCTGCGAGCCTCCCTGTTGGGCTGCTGACCCAGAGAGCGGTGTTGGTCACACCAGGCGTGAGCCCACGTCCCCTGCCAGAGACGGTCACAGCCGCGTCCAGGGGGTCATCTTTTCTTCCTCACCGATTTTAGACTTGAGTCAAAGAGGTCTTCACCACTTAGGAGAGATCTTTAACGTCCCCAGCCTCAAA CAATTGCATCTTCAAGGAAATGCCCTCAGCACGATTCCTAGAGACTTCTTCCAGCTGCTGCCAAACCTCACTTGGCTAGACCTCCGCCACAATCGAGTCACAGCGCTTCCGCCCGGGATTGGCCGTCACCG gcaTCTGAAAACTTTGCTTTTAGAAAGAAATCCTATCAAAATGTTACCTGTGGAGCTGG GAAGCGTGGCCACCCTGAGAGCACTGAACCTGAGACACTGCCCTCTGGAGTTCCCCCCGCCCCTGATTGTGCAGAAGGGGCTGGGGGCCATCCTGACCTTCCTGCGGATCTGCGCGGCCGAGCACGCGTCCCCTCAGGGTTCGGCTCCTCGAG TGACAGAGACGACCAGAGGTGAACCGTCGCCTCCCCTGGCGGCTGTGTCCCAAGAGCGTGTGCCTAACAGAGGACCCGCCGCTTCCCAGGCGCCGGTGGGAAGCGGGCGCCCAGCAGAGGCAGACTTGCTCCCCTCTGTTGAAAAGCTGGGCCTGAGTGAGCTGGGACGGTCCGCCGACTCGTTGGAAGACTGGCCGAGCGAGGAGGAAATCCAGCGTTTCTGGAAGCTGCGGCAGGAGATCGTGGAGAACGAGCAGGCGGGGGTTCGGGAGAACCAGCTGCTGCCCGTGGAGCTGCCCCCAAACCTCAAGGCCGCGCTGAGCGCCAAGGAGAAGCCACGCCCTGACCCGAGACCCGCGTTCAG GGGGAAGAGGCCCTCCTTCAAGAGCGTCCTGCCCGACCTCGCCGCCTCGCGCCAGGCCCTGGTGCACGTCTGCCGGCTGGAGCAGAGCCGGGACGCGGCCCTCCGGGAGCTGCGGGAGAAGCAGGTGCAGACGGAGCAGCGCAGGAG GGACCGGAGAGCGCTGCAGGAGTGGAGGGAGCAGACCCGGGTGATGAAGAGTAGGAGGAGGGAGCTCAGCAGGTTCCCGCCCCTGCAGAGGAACCTG GTTTTCTGA
- the LRRC27 gene encoding leucine-rich repeat-containing protein 27 isoform X5, with the protein MEGGSPCEPPCWAADPESGVGHTRREPTSPARDGHSRVQGVIFSSSPILDLSQRGLHHLGEIFNVPSLKQLHLQGNALSTIPRDFFQLLPNLTWLDLRHNRVTALPPGIGRHRHLKTLLLERNPIKMLPVELGSVATLRALNLRHCPLEFPPPLIVQKGLGAILTFLRICAAEHASPQGSAPRVTETTRGEPSPPLAAVSQERVPNRGPAASQAPVGSGRPAEADLLPSVEKLGLSELGRSADSLEDWPSEEEIQRFWKLRQEIVENEQAGVRENQLLPVELPPNLKAALSAKEKPRPDPRPAFRGKRPSFKSVLPDLAASRQALVHVCRLEQSRDAALRELREKQVQTEQRRRDRRALQEWREQTRVMKSRRRELSRFPPLQRNLSSLSWRPGLVSSPVDSHHHAYPGVHPCSLTGSLHVCSPGPARLS; encoded by the exons ATGGAAGGAGGCAGCCCCTGCGAGCCTCCCTGTTGGGCTGCTGACCCAGAGAGCGGTGTTGGTCACACCAGGCGTGAGCCCACGTCCCCTGCCAGAGACGGTCACAGCCGCGTCCAGGGGGTCATCTTTTCTTCCTCACCGATTTTAGACTTGAGTCAAAGAGGTCTTCACCACTTAGGAGAGATCTTTAACGTCCCCAGCCTCAAA CAATTGCATCTTCAAGGAAATGCCCTCAGCACGATTCCTAGAGACTTCTTCCAGCTGCTGCCAAACCTCACTTGGCTAGACCTCCGCCACAATCGAGTCACAGCGCTTCCGCCCGGGATTGGCCGTCACCG gcaTCTGAAAACTTTGCTTTTAGAAAGAAATCCTATCAAAATGTTACCTGTGGAGCTGG GAAGCGTGGCCACCCTGAGAGCACTGAACCTGAGACACTGCCCTCTGGAGTTCCCCCCGCCCCTGATTGTGCAGAAGGGGCTGGGGGCCATCCTGACCTTCCTGCGGATCTGCGCGGCCGAGCACGCGTCCCCTCAGGGTTCGGCTCCTCGAG TGACAGAGACGACCAGAGGTGAACCGTCGCCTCCCCTGGCGGCTGTGTCCCAAGAGCGTGTGCCTAACAGAGGACCCGCCGCTTCCCAGGCGCCGGTGGGAAGCGGGCGCCCAGCAGAGGCAGACTTGCTCCCCTCTGTTGAAAAGCTGGGCCTGAGTGAGCTGGGACGGTCCGCCGACTCGTTGGAAGACTGGCCGAGCGAGGAGGAAATCCAGCGTTTCTGGAAGCTGCGGCAGGAGATCGTGGAGAACGAGCAGGCGGGGGTTCGGGAGAACCAGCTGCTGCCCGTGGAGCTGCCCCCAAACCTCAAGGCCGCGCTGAGCGCCAAGGAGAAGCCACGCCCTGACCCGAGACCCGCGTTCAG GGGGAAGAGGCCCTCCTTCAAGAGCGTCCTGCCCGACCTCGCCGCCTCGCGCCAGGCCCTGGTGCACGTCTGCCGGCTGGAGCAGAGCCGGGACGCGGCCCTCCGGGAGCTGCGGGAGAAGCAGGTGCAGACGGAGCAGCGCAGGAG GGACCGGAGAGCGCTGCAGGAGTGGAGGGAGCAGACCCGGGTGATGAAGAGTAGGAGGAGGGAGCTCAGCAGGTTCCCGCCCCTGCAGAGGAACCTG TCGTCTCTGTCCTGGCGTCCAGGCCTCGTCTCCTCTCCAGTGGACAGTCACCACCACGCCTATCCTGGCGTGCACCCCTGCTCTCTCACGGGCAGCCTCCATGTCTGCAGCCCTGGCCCAGCAAGGCTGTCATAA
- the LRRC27 gene encoding leucine-rich repeat-containing protein 27 isoform X2 produces MEGGSPCEPPCWAADPESGVGHTRREPTSPARDGHSRVQGVIFSSSPILDLSQRGLHHLGEIFNVPSLKQLHLQGNALSTIPRDFFQLLPNLTWLDLRHNRVTALPPGIGRHRHLKTLLLERNPIKMLPVELGSVATLRALNLRHCPLEFPPPLIVQKGLGAILTFLRICAAEHASPQGSAPRVTETTRGEPSPPLAAVSQERVPNRGPAASQAPVGSGRPAEADLLPSVEKLGLSELGRSADSLEDWPSEEEIQRFWKLRQEIVENEQAGVRENQLLPVELPPNLKAALSAKEKPRPDPRPAFRGKRPSFKSVLPDLAASRQALVHVCRLEQSRDAALRELREKQVQTEQRRRDRRALQEWREQTRVMKSRRRELSRFPPLQRNLCLRPRLPCPRPCLQSRCGSSGPRPARAPRPHVPASQDSAGSPLTPPDPCPAHLRPLGWPCGACGCQLSLCPTHQPPALGADHGWKGEGLGVVGSGPPGRVPM; encoded by the exons ATGGAAGGAGGCAGCCCCTGCGAGCCTCCCTGTTGGGCTGCTGACCCAGAGAGCGGTGTTGGTCACACCAGGCGTGAGCCCACGTCCCCTGCCAGAGACGGTCACAGCCGCGTCCAGGGGGTCATCTTTTCTTCCTCACCGATTTTAGACTTGAGTCAAAGAGGTCTTCACCACTTAGGAGAGATCTTTAACGTCCCCAGCCTCAAA CAATTGCATCTTCAAGGAAATGCCCTCAGCACGATTCCTAGAGACTTCTTCCAGCTGCTGCCAAACCTCACTTGGCTAGACCTCCGCCACAATCGAGTCACAGCGCTTCCGCCCGGGATTGGCCGTCACCG gcaTCTGAAAACTTTGCTTTTAGAAAGAAATCCTATCAAAATGTTACCTGTGGAGCTGG GAAGCGTGGCCACCCTGAGAGCACTGAACCTGAGACACTGCCCTCTGGAGTTCCCCCCGCCCCTGATTGTGCAGAAGGGGCTGGGGGCCATCCTGACCTTCCTGCGGATCTGCGCGGCCGAGCACGCGTCCCCTCAGGGTTCGGCTCCTCGAG TGACAGAGACGACCAGAGGTGAACCGTCGCCTCCCCTGGCGGCTGTGTCCCAAGAGCGTGTGCCTAACAGAGGACCCGCCGCTTCCCAGGCGCCGGTGGGAAGCGGGCGCCCAGCAGAGGCAGACTTGCTCCCCTCTGTTGAAAAGCTGGGCCTGAGTGAGCTGGGACGGTCCGCCGACTCGTTGGAAGACTGGCCGAGCGAGGAGGAAATCCAGCGTTTCTGGAAGCTGCGGCAGGAGATCGTGGAGAACGAGCAGGCGGGGGTTCGGGAGAACCAGCTGCTGCCCGTGGAGCTGCCCCCAAACCTCAAGGCCGCGCTGAGCGCCAAGGAGAAGCCACGCCCTGACCCGAGACCCGCGTTCAG GGGGAAGAGGCCCTCCTTCAAGAGCGTCCTGCCCGACCTCGCCGCCTCGCGCCAGGCCCTGGTGCACGTCTGCCGGCTGGAGCAGAGCCGGGACGCGGCCCTCCGGGAGCTGCGGGAGAAGCAGGTGCAGACGGAGCAGCGCAGGAG GGACCGGAGAGCGCTGCAGGAGTGGAGGGAGCAGACCCGGGTGATGAAGAGTAGGAGGAGGGAGCTCAGCAGGTTCCCGCCCCTGCAGAGGAACCTG TGCCTGAGGCCTCGCCTGCCGTGCCCCCGTCCGTGTCTTCAGAGCAGGTGTGGGAGCTCTGGACCTCGACCTGCACGGGCTCCTCGGCCACATGTGCCTGCCAGCCAGGACTCTGCAGGCAGCCCCTTGACCCCACCAGACccctgccccgcccacctcaGGCCCCTGGGCTGGCCATGTGGGGCCTGCGGTTGCCAGCTGTCACTGTGCCCGACTCACCAGCCTCCTGCTCTGGGCGCTGACCATGGGTGGAAAGGCGAGGGGCTTGGGGTGGTGGGCTCAGGGCCTCCGGGGAGGGTGCCCATGTGA